One Myxosarcina sp. GI1 genomic window carries:
- the rpsF gene encoding 30S ribosomal protein S6, whose translation MNNYEIMYILRPDLSEEQVGETTNKYQSFLSENGAESIEIDIKGKRRLAYPIGKYLDGIYVIKNFQADGSQIATLERMMRLSDDVIRYLSLKLKPASVVEATEAESEPVAEETEVSV comes from the coding sequence ATGAATAATTACGAAATAATGTATATTTTGCGTCCCGACCTTTCTGAAGAGCAGGTAGGCGAGACAACTAATAAGTATCAAAGCTTTTTAAGCGAAAATGGTGCTGAGAGTATTGAGATCGACATTAAAGGCAAAAGAAGATTGGCATATCCTATCGGTAAATATTTAGATGGGATTTACGTTATAAAAAACTTTCAGGCAGATGGCTCTCAAATTGCTACTTTAGAGAGAATGATGCGTTTGAGCGATGATGTGATTCGCTATTTGTCCCTCAAGTTAAAACCAGCATCCGTAGTTGAAGCTACAGAAGCAGAATCCGAACCCGTAGCTGAAGAAACAGAAGTATCGGTTTAA
- a CDS encoding glycosyltransferase family 4 protein gives MLKTNFGDRTINMHQRKILFIDHTAVLGGAELSLLDLATAYRQRSQVILFADGVLRSRLESAGVKVKVIEVSEKVLELRASGGLKALKTIPELWSLAGKVAVEAKEFDFIFANSQKAFIVAALATLRNSPPVVWYLHDILTAKHFSAINRRIAVSLANRFAAKVLVNSQATGKAFVAAGGKQDLTSVVYNGFNSEPFDCVTDGEARQLRETLEVADAPLVGLFSRLSYWKGQHILLLAMKELPALHALFVGDVLFGEEEYVSYIKNLASEPELKHRVHWLGFRDDIPTLMKACDAIVHTSTEPEPFGRVIVEGQLAQRPTIASAAGGALELIEDGVSGLLFPPGDAIALSKEIQKVISDRTLVDKLAERGYHSAKANFNLAAILDSFEQGISEI, from the coding sequence GTGTTAAAAACTAATTTTGGCGATCGCACAATTAATATGCACCAACGAAAAATTCTGTTTATCGATCATACGGCTGTTTTGGGTGGAGCGGAACTCAGTCTACTGGACTTGGCAACTGCCTATCGGCAAAGAAGTCAAGTCATATTATTTGCCGACGGAGTTTTGCGATCGCGTCTCGAAAGTGCGGGAGTAAAAGTAAAAGTTATTGAGGTTTCCGAAAAAGTCTTAGAACTTCGCGCTTCTGGAGGTTTAAAAGCACTAAAAACCATACCAGAACTATGGTCATTAGCAGGTAAAGTAGCAGTAGAGGCAAAAGAATTCGATTTTATTTTTGCTAATTCTCAAAAAGCATTTATTGTTGCAGCACTAGCAACCTTAAGAAATAGCCCGCCCGTAGTTTGGTATTTACACGATATCTTAACAGCCAAACACTTTAGCGCGATTAATCGCCGCATTGCAGTTAGTTTGGCAAATAGATTTGCAGCCAAAGTATTGGTCAATTCTCAAGCTACAGGTAAAGCTTTTGTAGCTGCTGGGGGCAAACAAGATTTGACTAGCGTGGTTTACAACGGTTTTAACTCCGAACCATTCGATTGCGTTACCGATGGAGAAGCTCGGCAGTTGCGCGAAACTTTAGAAGTTGCCGATGCGCCGTTGGTAGGATTATTCAGCCGTCTGTCTTATTGGAAGGGACAGCACATTTTACTTTTGGCGATGAAAGAATTACCTGCACTTCATGCTCTGTTTGTGGGAGATGTATTGTTTGGTGAAGAAGAATACGTTAGTTACATAAAAAATTTAGCCAGCGAACCAGAACTCAAACATCGGGTTCATTGGTTGGGATTTCGCGATGACATACCTACCTTAATGAAAGCTTGCGATGCGATCGTTCATACTTCTACCGAACCCGAACCTTTTGGCAGGGTGATAGTCGAGGGGCAGCTAGCCCAACGTCCTACAATTGCTTCTGCTGCTGGAGGAGCCTTAGAGTTAATCGAAGATGGGGTTAGTGGCTTGTTATTTCCTCCTGGTGATGCGATCGCACTTAGCAAAGAGATACAAAAAGTAATTAGCGATCGTACTCTAGTCGATAAGTTAGCCGAACGGGGATACCACAGTGCTAAAGCTAATTTCAATTTGGCAGCAATTTTAGATAGCTTTGAGCAAGGAATATCAGAGATTTAG
- a CDS encoding phosphopantothenoylcysteine decarboxylase: MTDWEFKPPAESDLGDREVVLESTHLQNQRIALLVTGSIAALKAPLIARTLRRRGADVVAFASLEALRYTTIDALEWSTTNRVITNLTAAAEHLSDDRPFAAYIVAPATYNTINKIRYGIADGVITSAIASAIGRMERGKTEVLIAPTMHGSLHNSILTESLQQLDTMGVKIIPPRAAYGKNNLPSEMAIASAVCRAVSKSSLRDIPILVTGGATPVPIDNIRLLTNRFTGRLAAYLTEELYLRRAKVSLIHGRSNYTPPDYLPYCVVDTYDEYKTRVIEELQQHQCKIAIFSAAVADYRSDSVFPGKIPSGSKQTINLVPTAKVISEVRTRFPSLYMVTFKYQENVSHQELIAIANARLQQGYQMVVANRGEEIRERGEQVAYLVTKDKKPQKAVGKKQIAIAIADCLETIDLSVLN, from the coding sequence ATGACCGATTGGGAATTCAAACCACCAGCAGAATCAGACTTAGGCGATCGCGAAGTTGTTTTAGAATCAACTCATCTACAGAATCAACGCATTGCTTTACTGGTTACTGGCAGTATCGCCGCGCTCAAAGCACCTCTAATTGCTCGTACTCTGCGCCGTCGGGGTGCTGATGTGGTGGCTTTTGCTTCCCTTGAAGCTTTACGATACACGACTATCGATGCTCTGGAATGGAGTACCACCAATCGGGTTATTACCAACTTAACTGCTGCTGCCGAGCATCTCAGTGACGATCGCCCTTTTGCTGCTTATATCGTCGCTCCTGCAACTTACAATACAATTAACAAAATCCGCTATGGCATCGCCGATGGTGTAATTACTTCAGCAATAGCCTCGGCAATTGGCAGAATGGAGCGAGGTAAAACAGAGGTTTTAATTGCCCCTACCATGCACGGCAGTCTGCATAACTCTATTTTGACCGAATCGCTACAGCAGTTAGACACCATGGGGGTAAAAATAATACCACCTCGCGCAGCATACGGTAAAAATAACTTGCCTTCAGAAATGGCAATCGCCTCAGCAGTCTGTCGCGCCGTCAGTAAATCAAGTCTGAGAGATATTCCTATTTTAGTTACGGGAGGAGCAACCCCAGTACCTATCGACAATATACGCCTGCTTACCAATCGTTTTACAGGTAGACTAGCTGCTTATCTGACTGAAGAATTGTATTTGAGAAGAGCAAAGGTAAGCTTGATTCATGGACGGAGTAATTATACCCCTCCTGATTATCTTCCTTATTGTGTGGTTGATACTTACGATGAATACAAAACAAGAGTAATCGAAGAATTACAACAGCATCAGTGTAAAATAGCAATTTTTTCTGCTGCCGTTGCCGATTATCGCTCGGATAGCGTATTTCCTGGCAAAATTCCTAGTGGTAGCAAGCAAACTATTAATTTAGTACCGACTGCAAAAGTTATTAGCGAAGTTAGAACGCGATTTCCCAGTTTGTATATGGTGACGTTTAAGTATCAGGAAAATGTTTCGCACCAAGAATTGATTGCTATTGCCAATGCTAGATTGCAACAAGGCTATCAAATGGTGGTAGCCAATCGCGGAGAAGAAATAAGAGAGCGAGGAGAACAGGTAGCATATCTGGTAACTAAAGACAAAAAACCACAAAAAGCTGTAGGCAAAAAACAAATTGCCATAGCGATCGCCGATTGTTTAGAGACTATCGATCTGTCAGTATTAAATTGA
- a CDS encoding MOSC domain-containing protein: MIVSELYIYPIKSCQGIKLERAKVMPKGFFGDREMMLVTKSGKFITQRQYPRLAKVRVKIDNEKIVLSVEDETIPPFSFTPTLTENEVIVEMWGEQIEASDQGDAVAQWFHRALELEASKECRLVRQSLHHIRPVEPKHFTGKEQVSLADSYPYLLTTTASLKELNQRIVEIHQQQKQAVPMNRFRPNIVLSTAEPFIEDSWKLIQIGEVKFAVIKPCSRCIITTIDQERGEKHSLKEPLRTLGSFRQFSEQGVMFGEYMIPCNTGIVQIGDRLKILEVRGK, translated from the coding sequence ATGATAGTCTCAGAACTTTATATTTATCCGATTAAATCTTGTCAGGGGATTAAGTTAGAACGAGCAAAAGTAATGCCTAAAGGCTTTTTTGGCGATCGGGAAATGATGTTAGTTACTAAAAGTGGTAAATTTATTACCCAAAGACAATATCCTCGTTTAGCTAAGGTTCGGGTAAAGATAGATAACGAAAAAATAGTTTTATCAGTAGAAGATGAAACTATTCCACCTTTTAGTTTTACCCCTACCCTCACTGAAAATGAAGTAATCGTAGAAATGTGGGGCGAACAAATTGAAGCGAGCGACCAGGGTGATGCAGTAGCACAATGGTTTCATCGCGCTTTAGAATTAGAAGCTAGTAAAGAATGCCGTTTAGTCAGACAGTCTTTACATCATATTCGCCCTGTAGAACCAAAACACTTTACAGGTAAAGAACAGGTAAGTTTGGCTGATTCTTATCCCTATTTATTAACTACCACTGCTTCTCTTAAAGAATTAAATCAGCGCATTGTCGAAATTCATCAACAGCAAAAACAAGCGGTTCCTATGAATCGCTTTCGACCTAATATAGTTTTGAGTACCGCAGAACCCTTTATAGAAGATAGTTGGAAACTAATTCAAATTGGAGAAGTAAAATTTGCCGTAATCAAACCCTGTAGTCGCTGCATCATCACTACAATCGACCAAGAGCGGGGAGAAAAACATTCTCTTAAAGAACCTTTGCGAACTCTAGGTTCTTTCCGTCAATTTAGCGAACAGGGAGTCATGTTTGGTGAATACATGATTCCCTGCAACACGGGTATAGTCCAAATTGGCGATCGCCTAAAAATTTTAGAGGTTCGAGGTAAGTAA
- a CDS encoding DUF4089 domain-containing protein — protein MTEAKPNYTEYVKQTAELMGLKLTPEYLSGVVDNFTRLSEVAALVMEFDLPEDIEPAPTFEP, from the coding sequence ATGACTGAAGCTAAACCCAACTATACGGAATACGTCAAACAAACAGCGGAATTGATGGGATTAAAACTAACTCCAGAATATTTGTCTGGGGTAGTAGATAACTTCACTCGCCTGAGCGAAGTTGCGGCTTTGGTAATGGAGTTCGATTTGCCCGAAGATATAGAACCCGCACCTACTTTTGAGCCATGA
- a CDS encoding AtzE family amidohydrolase has translation MNQYRDAIALSRAITDREITVSETIEKTLQQIQLHNPKLNCFTTVLAESAIAQAEKIDTAIARGENPGILAGVPFAVKNLFDIEGITTLAGSKIEREHPPATADATVIARLKQAGAILVGALNMDEYAYGFVTENSHYGATRNPHDLSRIAGGSSGGSAAAVAAKLVPLSLGSDTNGSVRVPAALCGVYGLKPTYGCLSRQGMQLFSSSLDCVGAFANSVRDLAVVFDILHNNNARLCLPELDRGIAGLKIAIADGYFQQGAEPEALEAVERVARQLDVTQRITIPECDRAKAAAYIITAVEGANLHLNNLQTRPQDFDPATRDRFLAGALIPGSWYVRAQQFRRWYRQQLQQIFTEVDLLLAPTTPCTATPLGKETTIINGEEILIRPNLGRFTQPFSFIGLPVLSIPIKPNDSLPIGVQIIAAPNRESLILRLANAFGLQS, from the coding sequence ATGAACCAGTATCGAGATGCGATCGCTCTATCTAGGGCAATTACTGACAGAGAAATTACCGTTAGTGAAACTATTGAGAAAACGTTACAGCAGATTCAACTACACAACCCCAAACTAAACTGTTTTACTACGGTTCTGGCAGAAAGCGCGATCGCGCAGGCGGAAAAAATCGATACGGCAATCGCCAGAGGTGAAAATCCAGGAATATTAGCGGGTGTTCCTTTTGCCGTTAAAAACTTGTTTGATATTGAGGGAATAACTACTCTGGCTGGTTCTAAGATCGAGCGCGAACATCCACCTGCTACCGCAGACGCTACAGTTATTGCCAGACTAAAACAGGCAGGTGCGATTTTAGTCGGGGCATTGAACATGGATGAATATGCCTATGGTTTTGTAACCGAAAACAGTCACTATGGCGCAACTCGCAACCCTCACGACTTGAGTCGGATTGCTGGCGGTTCTTCTGGTGGTTCGGCGGCGGCAGTAGCGGCAAAATTAGTGCCTCTAAGCCTGGGTTCGGATACTAACGGCTCGGTTCGAGTTCCTGCGGCTTTGTGTGGCGTATACGGCTTAAAACCTACTTACGGTTGTCTTTCTCGTCAGGGAATGCAGTTATTTTCCAGCAGTTTGGACTGTGTAGGAGCTTTTGCCAATTCGGTTCGGGATTTAGCCGTAGTTTTCGATATTTTGCACAATAATAACGCTCGATTATGCCTACCAGAACTAGATCGGGGAATTGCAGGATTGAAAATTGCGATTGCCGATGGTTACTTTCAACAGGGTGCCGAACCAGAAGCACTGGAAGCAGTGGAACGAGTTGCCCGACAGCTTGACGTTACCCAAAGAATTACTATACCCGAATGCGATCGCGCCAAAGCCGCAGCCTATATTATTACGGCGGTAGAGGGAGCAAATTTACACCTTAATAACTTGCAAACTCGTCCTCAAGACTTCGACCCTGCTACACGCGATCGCTTTTTGGCAGGAGCATTAATTCCTGGTTCCTGGTACGTACGGGCGCAACAATTTCGCCGTTGGTATCGCCAGCAACTGCAACAAATATTTACAGAAGTAGATTTGCTTCTCGCTCCCACTACACCCTGCACCGCTACACCGCTAGGAAAAGAAACAACGATAATTAATGGCGAAGAGATTTTAATCCGCCCCAATCTAGGTCGTTTTACTCAACCTTTTTCTTTTATCGGTCTTCCCGTACTCTCAATTCCCATTAAGCCAAATGACTCTTTACCTATAGGAGTTCAAATAATTGCCGCTCCTAATCGTGAATCGTTAATTCTACGTTTGGCTAATGCTTTTGGGCTTCAATCGTGA